One Tursiops truncatus isolate mTurTru1 chromosome 3, mTurTru1.mat.Y, whole genome shotgun sequence DNA segment encodes these proteins:
- the VMAC gene encoding vimentin-type intermediate filament-associated coiled-coil protein, with translation MSAPPPLQIREANAHLAAVHRRAAELEARLDAAERTVRTQAERLARHDQQLRAALDELGRAKDREIAALQEQLLTSEATVQSLQAAVCRRDKLIRQLQPRAELLQDICRRRPPLAGLMATLAEAERLGPLPASVPSHPLPGGPSSHLANSTGEEEDRDHLQPAVFGTTV, from the exons ATGTCAGCGCCGCCGCCCTTGCAGATCCGCGAGGCGAACGCACACCTGGCTGCGGTACACCGGCGCGCGGCGGAGCTGGAGGCGCGGCTGGACGCGGCCGAGCGCACGGTGCGCACCCAGGCCGAGCGCCTGGCCCGCCACGACCAGCAGCTGCGCGCCGCCCTAGACGAGCTGGGCCGCGCCAAGGACCG TGAGATTGCCGCTCTCCAGGAGCAGCTGTTGACCTCCGAGGCTACTGTCCAGAGTCTGCAGGCTGCCGTGTGCCGGAGGGACAAGCTCATCAGGCAGCTGCAGCCCCGGGCTGAACTGCTGCAGGACATCTGCCGCCGCCGGCCACCCCTGGCTGGGCTGATGGCCACCCTGGCTGAGGCTGAGCGCCTGGGGCCCTTGCCGGCCAGTGTCCCCAGTCACCCACTCCCTGGTGGGCCCAGTTCACACCTTGCCAACAGTActggggaggaagaggacagGGACCACCTCCAGCCTGCTGTGTTTGGGACCACTGTGTGA
- the RANBP3 gene encoding ran-binding protein 3 isoform X13 yields MPSTFCEPSAGNSDSEPEEKSSGFRLKPPTLIHGQAPSAGLPSQKPKEQQRSVLRPAVLQAPQPKVLSQTVPSSGTNGVSVPADCPGAATSASPDNPARRSPSDEAPALEEKDLQKNESSSASEESCEKKELAQQAFVFGQNLRDRVKLINENAEVVDMENAGHPSSEAPAATNYFLQYISSSLESSANSADAASSKFIFGQNMSERVLSPPKLNEVSPDANRENTVAESGSESSSQEATPEKANNIAESLAESAAAYTKATARKCLLEKVEVITGEEAESNVLQIQCKLFVFDKTSQSWVERGRGLLRLNDMASTDDGTLQSRLVMRTQGSLRLILNTKLWAQMQMDKASEKSIRITAMDTEDQGVKVFLISASSKDTGQLYAALHHRILALRSHVEQEQEARTPAPEPGAAPSNEDDSDDDDVLAPSGATGGGLKHHLVGWLIHDKPLSQGLQYRPEKRP; encoded by the exons AGGAAAAGAGCAGTGGATTCCGGTTGAAGCCGCCGACCCTGATCCACGGCCAGGCACCCAGTGCAG GTCTGCCGAGCCAGAAGCCCAAGGAGCAGCAGCGGAGCGTGCTTCGCCCAGCAGTGCTACAAGCCCCGCAGCCAAAGGTGCTCTCACAGACCG TCCCGAGCAGCGGCACCAACGGGGTCAGTGTCCCGGCAGACTGCCCGGGGGCAGCGACATCGGCTTCGCCTGACAACCCCGCCCGGAGGAGTCCGTCTGACGAGGCACCAGCACTTGAG GAGAAAGACTTGCAGAAAAATGAGTCCAGCAGTGCTTCTGAGGAGAGCTGCGAGAAGAAGGAGCTTGCACAGCAGGCATTTGTGTTCGGGCAGAACCTGAGGGACAGAGTTAAG TTAATAAATGAGAACGCTGAAGTAGTGGACATGGAGAACGCCGGACACCCCAGTTCAGAAGCGCCAGCCGCCACCAACTACTTCCTTCAGTACATCAGCTCCAG TTTAGAGAGCTCAGCCAACAGTGCGGACGCCGCCAGCAGCAAATTCATATTTGGCCAGAACATGAGTGAGCGCGTGTTG AGCCCGCCCAAGTTAAACGAGGTCAGCCCGGATGCCAACAGAGAAAACACAGTGGCCGAGTCCGGGTCCGAGTCCTCGTCCCAGGAGGCCACCCCCGAGAAAG CTAATAACATTGCAGAGTCGCTGGCCGAGTCGGCGGCCGCCTACACCAAGGCGACAGCGCGGAAGTGCTTGCTGGAAAAGGTGGAGGTGATCACCGGGGAGGAGGCCGAAAGCAACGTGCTGCAG ATCCAGTGTAAGCTGTTTGTCTTTGACAAGACCTCGCAGTCGTGGGTGGAGAGAGGCCGGGGGCTGCTCAGACTCAACGACATGGCATCGACTGACGATGGGACGTTGCAGTCCCGACTAG TGATGCGGACCCAGGGCAGCCTGCGGCTGATCCTCAACACCAAGCTGTGGGCCCAGATGCAGATGGACAAGGCCAGTGAGAAGAGCATCCGCATCACAGCCATGGACACGGAGGACCAGGGCGTGAAGGTCTTCCTGATCTCG GCCAGCTCCAAGGACACGGGCCAGCTGTATGCGGCCCTGCACCACCGCATCCTGGCGCTGCGCAGCCACGTGGAGCAGGAGCAGGAGGCCAGGACGCCGGCCCCCGAGCCTGGGGCGGCCCCGTCCAATGAGGACGACAGCGACGACGACGACGTCCTGGCCCCGTCGGGGGCCACCGGAGGCG GTCTCAAACATCACTTGGTGGGCTGGCTCATTCATGACAAGCCGCTGAGCCAGGGGCTCCAGTACCGGCCGGAGAAGCGACCCTGA
- the CAPS gene encoding calcyphosin has translation MDAVDATMEKLRAQCLSRGASGIQGLARFFRRMDRDRSRSLDAGELQRGLAELGLVLDTAEAQGVCRRWDRDGSGTLDLEEFLRALRPPMSQVREAVITAAFAKLDRSGDGVVTVDDLRGVYSGRAHPRVRSGEWTEEEVLRRFLDNFDSSEKDGQVTLAEFQDYYSGVSASVDTDEEFVAMMTSAWRL, from the exons ATGGATGCTGTGGACGCCACCATGGAGAAGCTCCGGGCCCAGTGCCTGTCCCGAGGGGCCTCGGGCATCCAGGGTCTGGCCAG gttTTTCCGCCGCATGGACCGGGACAGGAGCCGGTCCCTGGACGCAGGGGAGCTCCAGCGGGGCCTGGCCGAGCTGGGGCTGGTGCTGGACACAGCCGAGGCGCAGGGCGTGTGCAGGCGCTGGGACCGTGACGGCAGTGGGACGCTGGACCTGGAGGAGTTCCTGCGGGCACTGCGG ccccccatgtCCCAGGTCCGGGAGGCAGTCATCACAGCCGCGTTCGCCAAGCTGGACCGCAGCGGGGACGGCGTGGTGACTGTGGATGACCTCCGGGGGGTGTACAGCGGCCGCGCCCACCCCAGGGTGCGGAGCGGGGAGTGGACGGAGGAGGAGGTGCTCCGCCGCTTCCTGGACAACTTTGACTCCTCCGAGAAGGACGGGCAG GTCACGCTGGCCGAGTTCCAGGACTACTACAGTGGCGTGAGCGCCTCTGTGGACACGGATGAGGAGTTTGTGGCCATGATGACCAGCGCCTGGCGGCTGTGA